A genomic window from Candidatus Zixiibacteriota bacterium includes:
- a CDS encoding adenylosuccinate synthase, whose product MDTQGGRIERKNRVVVGSQWGDEGKGKVVDLLSREADMVARFQGGNNAGHTIVVEGQKYILHLIPSGIIHPGKVCLIGNGVVLDPFVFIEELDTLKKAGIDYTDRIFISAATNLIMPYHLALDGFEEGQRGKKGIGTTGRGIGPAYQDKVERTGIRLADLFDDNRLRDKIETHCRNKKYMLDQLPPEKQVDCEKLMGELIAVRPIFKSMMTDTSLMLHEGHQSGAVILFEGAQGAMLDVDLGTYPYCTSSNTTVGGALTGLGIGPGMIDEVVGIVKAYTTRVGGGPFPTELDNSIGEKLRKHGGEFGATTGRPRRTGWLDLVQLKHACRINGIDKIAITKLDVLDHFDEINVCTVYELDGEIIENIPTDMRRIADVKPIYKTFDGWQKSTQGVTSYTELPQKAREYVGFICRELNVELLLLSTGPAREQTVLV is encoded by the coding sequence ATGGATACGCAGGGCGGTCGCATAGAGAGAAAAAACCGCGTCGTAGTCGGCTCACAGTGGGGCGATGAAGGTAAAGGCAAAGTTGTTGATTTACTTTCCCGAGAAGCCGATATGGTTGCCCGCTTTCAGGGCGGCAACAACGCCGGTCACACGATTGTCGTTGAAGGTCAAAAATATATTTTGCACCTGATTCCGTCGGGTATAATCCATCCCGGAAAAGTTTGCCTGATTGGCAACGGTGTCGTCCTCGATCCTTTTGTCTTTATCGAAGAATTGGATACGCTGAAAAAAGCCGGAATCGATTATACCGACCGTATATTTATCTCTGCCGCTACTAATCTGATTATGCCGTATCACCTCGCTCTGGACGGATTTGAAGAAGGTCAGCGGGGCAAAAAGGGTATCGGTACGACCGGACGCGGCATCGGTCCTGCTTATCAGGATAAAGTCGAACGGACTGGTATCAGACTGGCCGATTTGTTCGACGATAATAGGCTGCGTGACAAAATCGAAACCCATTGCCGTAATAAAAAATATATGCTCGACCAACTCCCCCCGGAAAAACAAGTTGACTGTGAAAAACTAATGGGCGAATTGATTGCCGTGCGTCCGATTTTCAAATCGATGATGACCGATACGTCCCTGATGCTGCATGAAGGGCATCAGAGCGGAGCCGTGATTTTGTTTGAGGGCGCTCAGGGAGCGATGCTCGATGTTGATCTGGGAACTTATCCATATTGCACGTCATCGAATACGACCGTCGGCGGAGCTTTGACCGGACTGGGGATCGGCCCGGGGATGATTGATGAAGTCGTTGGTATCGTCAAGGCCTACACCACCCGCGTCGGGGGAGGACCGTTCCCGACCGAACTGGATAATTCAATCGGAGAAAAGCTGCGTAAACATGGCGGAGAATTCGGAGCTACTACCGGCCGCCCGCGGCGAACGGGATGGCTCGATTTGGTTCAGCTCAAACACGCCTGCCGCATAAACGGCATCGACAAAATCGCGATAACTAAACTCGACGTCCTTGATCATTTCGATGAAATCAATGTTTGCACCGTTTATGAACTCGACGGTGAGATAATCGAAAATATCCCGACCGATATGCGCCGCATCGCCGATGTCAAACCGATTTACAAGACTTTTGACGGCTGGCAAAAATCAACTCAGGGAGTGACTTCATACACCGAACTGCCTCAGAAGGCTCGCGAGTACGTCGGTTTCATCTGCCGGGAACTTAATGTAGAACTGTTGCTCCTCTCCACCGGCCCCGCAAGAGAGCAGACGGTACTGGTGTGA